The nucleotide window CCTCGATGTTGCCGTCGCGTGAGCCACTCATGGCCGCCGAGAAGATCGACAAGATCGGTCTGCAGCTCTACACCGTCCGCGGCGAGATGAAGGCATCGGTCGAGCGGACGCTCAAGGCCGTCGCTGACATCGGCTACAAGGAAGTCGAGTTCCACGACTACTTCGGCCGCCCGCCGCGGGCCATCCGGCAGCTGCTCGACCGGAACGGCCTCAAGTCGCCGGCGTGCCACGTCTCGCTCGACTCGATCAAGACCGGCTTCCATCGGACGCTGGCCGACGCGGTCGAGATCGGCCACAAGTGGCTGATCGTCGCCTATCTCGGGACCAACGACCGCAACTCGGTCGATGCGATCAAGCGCACCGCCGAGGCGTTCAACAAGGCGGGCCGCGACGCGAAGGAGTACAAGATGCGCTTCGCCTACCACAACCACGATTTCGAGTTCCAGGAAATCGAGGGGAAGCGGATCTACGATATCCTGCTCGCCGAGTGCGACCCGAAGTACGTCGACTTCGAGATGGACCTCTACTGGGCCACCAAGGCCGGGGCGTCGCCGCTCGACTACTTCGCCAAGCATCCGGGCCGCTTTCCGCTGGTC belongs to Gemmatimonadota bacterium and includes:
- a CDS encoding sugar phosphate isomerase/epimerase: MDRRTFVGALGAAGVASMLPSREPLMAAEKIDKIGLQLYTVRGEMKASVERTLKAVADIGYKEVEFHDYFGRPPRAIRQLLDRNGLKSPACHVSLDSIKTGFHRTLADAVEIGHKWLIVAYLGTNDRNSVDAIKRTAEAFNKAGRDAKEYKMRFAYHNHDFEFQEIEGKRIYDILLAECDPKYVDFEMDLYWATKAGASPLDYFAKHPGRFPLVHVKDAGPPPERKMLEVGKGTIDWKAIFAQEKLGGIKHFLVEHDNPADPMQSIATSFRYLKELRF